The Alosa sapidissima isolate fAloSap1 chromosome 16, fAloSap1.pri, whole genome shotgun sequence genome has a segment encoding these proteins:
- the b3galnt2 gene encoding UDP-GalNAc:beta-1,3-N-acetylgalactosaminyltransferase 2, whose translation MRSLGLFLLPCVVAVVVHIWLVTDRAAFFLDSKVSEEPSAHELLVGVLSARHHHDLRQAIRDTWSGYLGEHPQFQNRVQVKFIIGQHGCPIPEKDREDPYSCSLLNLTETAAGEEMAILSVPDASALTPATDVSAVSLDFKVLHPVVITQLGVFTNSPRQEFRGNVTVRLLQVDQEEAVVTARFSTVSPGACVNRVCYKPVEQFILPKGFEGTLLWESRDLTGLTIVNGSRVKLNDGGGVLKLGSVEEGTLPHRSAPGFPGLAGGFTFSVYDVEALSELLRGRPERQSSHLDTLRAEDTALEQESQQHGDLVFVDVVDTYRNVPSKLLQFYKWSVGNADFSLLLKTDDDCYIDVDAVLMKIDHKGLKRNNFWWGNFRQSWAVDRTGKWQELEYASPAYPAFACGSGYVVSRDLVEWLASNAGKLKAYQGEDVSMGIWMAAVGPRKYQDSGWLCEKECYVDMLSSPQHTAEELRALWDRKRACGDPCGCPWGYH comes from the exons ATGCGAAGCTTAGGATTGTTCTTGCTTCCGTGTGTTGTCGCGGTTGTGGTACATATTTGGCTGGTGACAGACAGAGCCGCCTTCTTTTTGGATTCCAAGGTTTCAG AAGAACCTTCTGCTCACGAGCTGTTGGTGGGAGTTTTATCTGCCCGGCATCATCATGACCTCAGGCAGGCAATAAGGGACACTTGGTCCGGTTACCTGGGGGAACATCCTCAATTCCAGAATCG GGTACAGGTGAAGTTTATCATTGGGCAACATGGCTGCCCGATaccagaaaaagacagagaggatcCATATTCCTGCTCCCTGTTGAACCTTACTGAGACAG CGGCCGGAGAGGAGATGGCGATTCTGAGCGTGCCTGATGCTTCAGCCCTCACCCCCGCCACAGACGTCTCCGCCGTCAGCCTGGACTTCAAGGTGCTGCACCCGGTGGTCATCACGCAGCTGGGCGTCTTCACCAACAGCCCACGCCAGGAGTTCCGCGGAAACGTCACCGTCAGGCTCCTGCAGGTGGACCAGGAG GAGGCGGTGGTCACGGCAAGGTTCAGCACCGTCAGTCCGGGAGCGTGCGTGAACAGAGTGTGCTATAAACCTGTGGAACAGTTCATCCTGCCCAAG GGCTTCGAGGGGACACTACTTTGGGAGAGTCGAGATCTGACTGGCCTGACCATCGTAAATGGCTCCAGAGTTAAGCTCAACGATGGTGGAGGGGTCCTCAAACTAGGCTCA GTGGAGGAGGGTACCTTACCTCACAGAAGCGCACCTGGATTCCCAGGTCTGGCTGGAGGCTTCACTTTCTCCGTCTATG ATGTAGAGGCCCTGTCCGAGCTGCTGAGGGGCCGCCCCGAGCGCCAGAGCTCCCACCTGGACACGCTGAGGGCTGAGGACACGGCGCTGGAGCAGGAGAGCCAGCAGCATGGGGACCTGGTGTTCGTGGACGTAGTGGACACCTACCGGAACGTGCCTTCCAAACTGCTGCAGTTCTACAAGTG GTCGGTGGGAAACGCTGACTTCAGTCTGCTCCTTAAGACGGATGATGATTGTTACATCGATGTGGACGCCGTATTAATGAAGATTGACCACAAGGGCCTAAAACGAAACAACTTCTGGTGGGGGAA TTTCCGTCAGAGCTGGGCCGTGGACCGCACAGGGAAGTGGCAGGAGTTGGAGTACGCCAGTCCGGCGTACCCGGCCTTCGCCTGTGGCTCCGGCTACGTGGTCTCCAGAGACCTGGTGGAATGGCTGGCCAGCAATGCGGGGAAGCTCAAAGCCTATCAG GGGGAAGATGTGAGCATGGGTATATGGATGGCTGCCGTCGGTCCTCGTAAATATCAG GACTCGGGCTGGCTGTGTGAGAAGGAGTGCTACGTGGACATGCTCTCATCCCCCCAGCACACGGCCGAGGAGCTCCGCGCCCTGTGGGACCGCAAGCGAGCCTGCGGGGATCCCTGCGGATGCCCCTGGGGGTACCACTGA